The following are encoded in a window of Pseudoalteromonas tetraodonis genomic DNA:
- a CDS encoding DUF3450 domain-containing protein, translated as MKGVKPLILAGIVAASAAVHANDLNTVIEKSSEINNLAAQSQTKIDKIADSMQGRLQQFKTLNKEIDGLAVYNAQLTKQLNNQIEEMESINLSMDQVSIIERQITPLMLRMITGLEQFVALDVPFLKQERKQRLESLNAMMARADISSSEKFRRVLEAYQVEVDYGRTIEAYTALLDVDNKEREVDFLRIGRLELIYLTRDGKQAGSWDQQSQSFVALPDSTISQINKGLRIARKQLAPDMLTLPIHAAE; from the coding sequence ATGAAAGGCGTTAAACCATTAATTTTAGCTGGTATTGTAGCCGCAAGTGCAGCAGTCCACGCCAATGATTTAAACACGGTAATTGAGAAAAGCAGCGAAATTAATAATTTAGCTGCGCAATCACAAACAAAAATAGACAAGATTGCAGATTCAATGCAAGGGCGTTTACAGCAATTTAAAACCCTAAATAAAGAAATAGATGGCCTAGCCGTTTATAACGCACAGCTTACCAAACAGTTAAATAATCAAATAGAAGAGATGGAGTCGATTAATTTATCGATGGATCAAGTATCGATAATTGAACGCCAAATAACCCCTTTAATGCTTCGTATGATCACCGGGCTTGAACAGTTTGTTGCCTTAGATGTGCCGTTTTTAAAGCAAGAGCGTAAGCAGCGCCTTGAATCATTAAATGCAATGATGGCGCGTGCTGATATTTCATCAAGTGAAAAATTTCGTCGTGTTTTAGAAGCTTACCAAGTTGAGGTTGACTACGGACGCACTATTGAGGCGTATACCGCATTGCTTGATGTGGATAATAAAGAACGCGAAGTCGACTTTCTACGCATTGGTCGTTTAGAGCTAATTTACCTCACCCGCGATGGTAAACAAGCAGGTAGTTGGGATCAGCAGTCACAGTCGTTTGTTGCGCTACCAGATTCAACCATAAGCCAAATTAATAAAGGGCTTCGCATTGCTCGCAAACAACTTGCCCCCGATATGTTAACACTGCCAATTCACGCTGCAGAATAA